One Candidatus Woesearchaeota archaeon genomic region harbors:
- a CDS encoding 50S ribosomal protein L24e, with product MALCSFCGVRIPAGTGKLFVKNDGKLLHFCSLKCEKNLLKLRRKPRNVAWTKAARKEKEASK from the coding sequence ATGGCGCTTTGTTCCTTTTGTGGTGTGCGGATCCCTGCCGGGACTGGCAAGCTCTTTGTCAAGAACGATGGGAAGCTCTTGCATTTTTGCTCTTTGAAATGCGAAAAAAACCTTTTGAAGCTGCGAAGAAAGCCGAGGAATGTTGCTTGGACAAAGGCGGCGAGGAAGGAGAAGGAGGCAAGCAAATGA
- a CDS encoding 50S ribosomal protein L7ae, whose product MEKVFEIVEVAKQTGAIKRGANEVTKALERGKAKFVVIAKDVTPPEIVMHLPLLAKEKGVPFAEVEKKVDLGAAAGLPLGTAAVAVVKEGDAKDLIKQFKAE is encoded by the coding sequence ATGGAGAAAGTTTTTGAAATCGTTGAAGTTGCTAAGCAGACTGGTGCTATCAAGCGGGGCGCCAATGAGGTGACAAAGGCACTTGAGCGCGGCAAGGCGAAGTTTGTTGTGATCGCGAAGGATGTGACTCCTCCAGAAATTGTGATGCATTTGCCGCTCTTGGCTAAAGAGAAGGGCGTTCCGTTTGCTGAAGTTGAAAAGAAGGTGGATCTCGGCGCAGCTGCGGGTCTTCCTCTTGGTACTGCTGCTGTTGCGGTCGTGAAGGAAGGAGATGCAAAAGACCTTATTAAGCAGTTTAAGGCGGAGTGA